The proteins below come from a single Flavobacterium lindanitolerans genomic window:
- a CDS encoding AAA family ATPase, translating into MSDVAAIQNLVQKRIELKKEISKIIVGQEVVVDQILLSIFSGGHALLVGVPGLAKTLMVNTISQALGLDFKRIQFTPDLMPSDILGSEILDESRQFKFIKGPIFSNIILADEINRTPPKTQAALLEAMQERAVTIAGQHYKLSLPYFVLATQNPIEQEGTYPLPEAQLDRFMFAIKLDYPSFSEEVQVVKSTTTDQTEKINPLFTAQEIIDFQHLIRRIPVADNVIEYAVTLVSKTRPDNALSNDYVKNYLDWGAGPRASQNLILAAKAHAAFNGKFSPDIEDVKAVATGILRHRIIKNYKADAEGITEEMIIQKLM; encoded by the coding sequence ATGTCAGACGTAGCTGCAATACAGAATCTGGTTCAGAAAAGAATAGAGCTTAAAAAAGAAATCTCAAAAATAATTGTTGGACAGGAAGTAGTGGTTGACCAGATCTTGTTGAGCATCTTTTCAGGAGGGCATGCCCTTTTGGTTGGAGTTCCCGGCTTGGCAAAAACGCTGATGGTCAATACAATTTCTCAGGCTCTTGGTTTGGATTTCAAACGTATTCAGTTTACGCCGGATTTGATGCCTTCTGATATTCTTGGTAGTGAAATTCTTGATGAAAGCCGTCAATTTAAATTTATAAAAGGACCTATTTTCTCAAATATTATTTTGGCAGATGAGATTAACAGGACACCGCCTAAAACACAGGCAGCACTTTTGGAAGCCATGCAGGAAAGGGCGGTAACAATAGCCGGACAGCATTATAAATTATCCCTGCCTTATTTTGTATTGGCAACCCAAAACCCAATTGAGCAGGAAGGAACCTATCCGCTTCCGGAAGCCCAGCTTGACCGTTTTATGTTTGCTATTAAATTAGATTATCCGTCATTTTCTGAAGAAGTACAGGTTGTGAAAAGTACAACGACAGATCAGACAGAAAAAATAAATCCGCTTTTCACAGCACAGGAAATTATCGATTTCCAACACCTTATTCGCCGTATTCCGGTAGCAGATAATGTAATTGAATATGCCGTGACGTTGGTAAGTAAAACACGTCCGGATAATGCGTTATCAAATGATTACGTGAAAAACTATTTAGACTGGGGAGCAGGGCCAAGAGCTTCACAAAACCTGATATTGGCTGCAAAAGCACATGCCGCATTTAATGGTAAATTTTCTCCGGATATTGAAGATGTAAAAGCAGTTGCAACGGGCATTCTTCGTCACAGGATTATCAAGAATTACAAAGCGGATGCGGAAGGAATTACGGAAGAAATGATTATCCAGAAATTAATGTAA
- a CDS encoding acyltransferase family protein produces the protein MLKQELNNPQRIFGLDLMRAVAILMVLSSHCLWIYPESNSFIAQLLKLFGFLGVEIFFVLSGFLIGRILLQSYLKEDFSFSQVRNFLKRRWFRTFPNYFLILLVNILIASVIGYKIESLWKYFFFVQNFSGAMPAFFPESWSLAVEEWAYVVLPLLLLLITPFVASKNKSKFFIILLVVLLVFFLLAKIFCYQNTVHANLNDWNLSLKAVVIYRLDAIFYGVVASWIYCCHNTFWQKGKSFFLIAGIFCFLFIFFGFGKIPFTEEGLNSFLYIVYLPVVSISIAFFLPFLSGWKSEKSKLKNPIVFISLISYSVYLLHYSVILQLMKYFTDIENYPMLQKHIFTIVYLLLTIFFSYGLYIWYEKPMMDLREKSKK, from the coding sequence TTGCTAAAGCAAGAACTAAACAATCCGCAACGCATTTTCGGTTTGGACCTTATGAGGGCTGTAGCCATACTTATGGTTCTCAGTTCGCATTGCCTTTGGATTTATCCTGAAAGCAACAGTTTTATTGCACAACTTTTAAAACTTTTCGGGTTTTTAGGGGTTGAAATTTTTTTCGTTCTCAGTGGTTTTCTTATCGGAAGAATTCTTTTGCAATCGTATCTGAAAGAAGATTTTTCTTTTTCACAGGTCAGGAATTTTTTAAAAAGAAGATGGTTTAGAACATTTCCGAATTATTTTCTGATTCTGCTTGTCAATATACTCATAGCATCTGTTATCGGTTACAAAATAGAGTCGCTGTGGAAGTATTTCTTTTTTGTCCAGAATTTTAGCGGCGCCATGCCTGCTTTCTTTCCGGAATCTTGGAGTCTTGCCGTAGAAGAATGGGCTTATGTTGTACTGCCATTGCTTTTATTACTAATAACACCTTTTGTTGCGTCTAAAAACAAATCCAAATTCTTTATAATCCTTTTGGTTGTGTTGTTGGTATTTTTTTTGTTGGCAAAAATCTTTTGCTACCAGAACACGGTTCATGCCAATCTGAACGACTGGAATCTGTCGTTGAAAGCGGTAGTGATATACCGTTTAGATGCGATTTTTTATGGTGTAGTAGCAAGTTGGATATATTGCTGTCACAATACCTTCTGGCAAAAAGGCAAATCATTTTTTTTAATCGCGGGCATTTTCTGTTTCCTGTTTATCTTTTTCGGATTTGGAAAAATACCTTTTACAGAAGAAGGCCTGAACAGTTTTCTCTATATTGTTTACCTTCCTGTCGTCTCTATTTCTATCGCATTTTTTCTACCTTTTTTATCGGGTTGGAAATCGGAAAAATCAAAATTGAAAAATCCGATTGTCTTTATAAGCCTGATTTCCTATTCTGTATACCTGCTGCATTACAGTGTAATCTTACAGTTAATGAAATATTTTACTGATATTGAAAACTATCCGATGTTGCAAAAACATATATTTACTATTGTCTATCTGCTGCTCACAATTTTTTTTAGTTATGGGCTCTATATTTGGTATGAAAAGCCGATGATGGATTTGAGAGAAAAGTCAAAAAAATAA
- a CDS encoding aconitate hydratase, protein MAFDIEMIKKAYGTMAERVDKARQLVGRPLTLSEKILYSHLWEGMPSKAFTRGKDYVDFAPDRVACQDATAQMALLQFMHAGKNKVAVPTTVHCDHLIQAKVDAATDLARAKTQSNEVFDFLSSVSDKYGIGFWKPGAGIIHQVVLENYAFPGGMMIGTDSHTVNAGGLGMLAIGVGGADAVDVMSGMAWELKFPKLIGVKLTGKLSGWTAPKDVILKVAGILTVKGGTGAIVEYFGEGATAMSCTGKGTICNMGAEIGATTSTFGYDDSMRRYLISTGRPDVAEAADKVAPYLTGDAEVYANPEQYFDQVIEINLSELEPHLNGPFTPDLATPISKMKEEAIKNNWPLEIQVGLIGSCTNSSYEDISRAASLAKQVADKNLKTKAQFTITPGSEVVRYTIERDGFIDTFDKIGATVFANACGPCIGMWDREGAEKEERNTIVHSFNRNFSKRADGNPNTLAFVGSPELVTALAIAGDLGFNPITDKLINEDGQEVMLDEPTGNELPPKGFDAEDPGFQAPSEDGSGVQVIVSPTSERLQLLAPFEPWNGENIMGAKLLIKAFGKCTTDHISMAGPWLRFRGHLDNISNNMLIGAVNAFNQKTNSVKNQMNGKYDSVPAVQREYKAAGVPTIVVGDHNYGEGSSREHAAMEPRFLGVKAVLVKSFARIHETNLKKQGMLALTFANEADYDKIQENDTFNFVDLKEFAPGKPLTIEIFHDNGTTETILANHTYNEGQIGWFVAGSALNLIAAAGKA, encoded by the coding sequence ATGGCTTTTGATATTGAAATGATTAAAAAAGCGTATGGAACAATGGCAGAGCGTGTTGATAAGGCACGTCAATTGGTTGGTCGTCCATTAACGCTTTCAGAAAAGATTTTATACTCACACCTTTGGGAAGGAATGCCTTCTAAGGCTTTCACCAGAGGAAAAGATTATGTTGATTTTGCTCCGGACAGAGTGGCTTGCCAGGATGCTACGGCACAGATGGCATTATTGCAGTTTATGCACGCCGGAAAAAATAAGGTAGCCGTTCCTACAACGGTTCACTGTGATCACCTGATCCAGGCGAAAGTGGATGCTGCAACCGATTTGGCCAGAGCAAAAACACAAAGCAATGAAGTTTTTGATTTCCTTTCATCAGTTTCTGACAAGTACGGAATTGGTTTCTGGAAACCGGGTGCAGGTATTATCCACCAGGTAGTTCTTGAAAATTATGCTTTCCCTGGAGGTATGATGATTGGTACGGATTCTCACACGGTAAATGCCGGTGGTTTGGGAATGCTTGCCATTGGTGTTGGAGGTGCTGATGCTGTAGACGTAATGTCGGGTATGGCCTGGGAATTGAAATTCCCAAAACTGATTGGTGTTAAATTGACAGGAAAATTGTCTGGTTGGACAGCTCCAAAAGACGTAATCCTGAAAGTAGCCGGAATCCTTACTGTAAAAGGAGGGACCGGAGCTATTGTTGAATATTTTGGTGAAGGTGCTACTGCTATGTCTTGTACCGGAAAGGGTACAATCTGTAACATGGGAGCAGAAATCGGAGCCACTACTTCAACTTTTGGTTATGACGATTCAATGCGCCGTTACCTGATTTCTACTGGAAGACCGGATGTGGCAGAAGCTGCAGATAAAGTAGCGCCATACCTTACAGGTGATGCTGAAGTATATGCTAATCCGGAACAATATTTTGATCAGGTAATCGAAATTAACCTTTCTGAATTAGAGCCACATTTGAATGGTCCTTTCACTCCGGATTTGGCTACGCCAATTTCTAAAATGAAAGAAGAGGCTATCAAAAACAACTGGCCTTTGGAAATTCAGGTAGGTTTGATAGGTTCTTGTACGAACTCTTCTTACGAAGATATTTCACGTGCAGCTTCTTTGGCAAAACAGGTAGCCGATAAAAATTTAAAAACCAAAGCACAATTTACCATTACTCCGGGTTCTGAAGTGGTTCGCTATACTATCGAAAGAGATGGTTTTATCGATACGTTTGATAAAATCGGTGCGACTGTTTTTGCTAACGCTTGCGGACCATGTATTGGAATGTGGGATAGAGAAGGAGCTGAAAAAGAAGAAAGAAATACTATCGTTCACTCTTTCAACCGTAACTTCTCAAAACGTGCGGATGGTAACCCAAATACTTTGGCTTTTGTAGGTTCTCCGGAATTGGTGACAGCTTTGGCTATTGCCGGTGATTTAGGATTCAACCCTATAACAGATAAATTAATCAATGAAGACGGTCAGGAAGTAATGCTTGACGAGCCAACAGGAAACGAACTGCCTCCAAAAGGATTTGATGCAGAAGACCCGGGCTTCCAGGCACCATCTGAAGACGGTTCAGGAGTTCAGGTTATTGTTAGCCCAACTTCAGAAAGATTGCAGTTATTAGCTCCTTTTGAGCCATGGAATGGAGAAAATATCATGGGTGCTAAATTGCTAATCAAAGCTTTCGGAAAATGTACGACAGACCATATCTCTATGGCAGGTCCATGGTTGCGTTTCCGCGGACACTTGGATAATATTTCAAACAATATGCTTATTGGTGCGGTGAATGCCTTTAACCAAAAAACAAATTCTGTGAAGAACCAAATGAATGGAAAATACGATTCAGTTCCTGCGGTTCAAAGAGAATACAAAGCGGCAGGAGTTCCTACTATTGTTGTGGGTGACCATAACTATGGTGAAGGTTCTTCCCGTGAGCACGCTGCAATGGAACCACGTTTCCTTGGAGTAAAAGCAGTATTGGTAAAATCATTTGCACGTATTCACGAAACTAACCTGAAAAAACAAGGTATGTTGGCACTTACATTTGCAAATGAAGCAGATTATGATAAAATCCAGGAAAACGATACTTTCAATTTCGTAGACCTGAAAGAATTTGCTCCGGGAAAACCACTTACTATTGAGATTTTCCATGATAACGGAACAACAGAAACAATTCTGGCAAACCATACATATAACGAAGGGCAGATTGGATGGTTCGTTGCAGGTTCTGCATTAAACCTGATTGCAGCAGCAGGAAAGGCTTAA
- a CDS encoding DUF1801 domain-containing protein, with product MAKSKLSNEEQVSEYIQKLDPSLAETITFLRQIILAINNEISEHIKWNSPSFYYSGEMKPFDPKEYKRDILVMNIRPGKPILLVFPTGIKITDTSGLLEGNYSDGRKIATIKNLEEAKSRQKDLENAIRNWMDQIEK from the coding sequence ATGGCAAAGTCAAAACTTTCTAACGAAGAACAGGTCTCAGAATATATTCAAAAGCTCGATCCTTCACTTGCAGAAACCATAACATTTTTAAGACAAATTATTCTTGCAATCAATAATGAGATAAGCGAACATATCAAATGGAATTCTCCCAGTTTTTATTATTCGGGTGAAATGAAACCTTTTGATCCTAAAGAATACAAAAGGGATATCCTGGTTATGAATATTCGCCCCGGCAAGCCAATTTTACTTGTTTTTCCAACCGGAATCAAAATAACTGACACTTCCGGGCTGTTGGAAGGCAATTATTCTGATGGCAGAAAAATAGCCACAATAAAAAATTTGGAGGAAGCAAAAAGCAGGCAAAAGGATCTAGAGAATGCAATCAGGAACTGGATGGACCAGATAGAAAAATAA
- a CDS encoding OsmC family protein gives MHPEHNYKLTVRWTGNNGTGTSGYRAYERSHVILIDNKVEIKGSSDPVFHGDKTVHNPEDLLLASLSACHMMSYLHVCVNAGIVVTDYEDNATGKMTVNTDGSGHFTEVTLNPIVTVSDSSMLEKANELHKMANKLCFIANSVNFPVKHIPQSKI, from the coding sequence ATGCACCCAGAACACAACTACAAACTGACTGTCCGCTGGACCGGAAACAATGGCACAGGAACATCCGGTTACAGGGCTTACGAAAGAAGCCATGTAATTCTTATTGACAACAAAGTCGAGATAAAAGGTTCGTCTGACCCTGTTTTTCATGGCGATAAAACCGTTCATAACCCCGAAGATCTTTTGCTGGCTTCACTTTCTGCCTGCCATATGATGTCATATCTGCATGTATGCGTCAATGCAGGAATAGTCGTAACCGATTATGAAGATAATGCCACCGGAAAAATGACCGTGAACACTGATGGTTCAGGACATTTTACGGAAGTCACTTTAAATCCAATAGTAACAGTTAGCGACTCTTCCATGTTGGAAAAAGCAAATGAATTACACAAAATGGCCAACAAGCTTTGTTTTATTGCCAATTCGGTCAATTTTCCGGTAAAACATATTCCTCAGAGCAAAATATAA
- a CDS encoding C1q-like domain-containing protein, with translation MKSILLHLMMLLPVLGFSQVGIGTTDPTAMLDVNGNFRLRSTTSNTRATAAKDSILVVDAMGNAQRISSKSVIESHLKTFIKGGFASGSPALINISILANAYTTIPFNTIEFDTNNEYNTTTNTFTAKQPGIYSVYAAIKASPGLVAAGDFGLAIFKNGVVNVRESYMNVQLLGININPPNRSIQTLMQLNTGDTVTFRGFSGGVLTVGILSGGEESYFTIHQVR, from the coding sequence ATGAAATCAATACTACTCCATCTAATGATGCTATTGCCAGTACTTGGATTTTCGCAGGTAGGGATAGGCACAACCGACCCAACTGCTATGTTAGACGTCAACGGTAATTTCAGATTACGAAGCACTACCAGCAATACGCGTGCTACGGCTGCAAAAGACTCAATACTTGTAGTAGATGCTATGGGCAATGCACAAAGAATATCGTCGAAAAGTGTTATTGAAAGTCACCTTAAGACTTTTATCAAAGGTGGATTTGCATCGGGCAGCCCGGCACTAATCAATATAAGTATTTTAGCAAATGCATACACTACGATACCTTTCAATACAATAGAATTTGATACCAATAACGAATACAACACTACAACCAATACCTTTACTGCAAAGCAACCCGGAATCTATTCCGTATATGCTGCTATCAAAGCCAGTCCGGGTCTTGTAGCTGCCGGAGATTTTGGCCTGGCTATATTTAAAAACGGCGTCGTCAATGTAAGGGAAAGCTATATGAATGTGCAGCTGCTGGGAATAAACATCAATCCGCCTAACCGATCCATACAGACCTTAATGCAGTTAAATACGGGCGATACAGTAACTTTCAGAGGTTTTAGCGGAGGAGTTCTTACCGTGGGAATATTATCTGGCGGCGAAGAATCCTATTTTACTATTCATCAGGTAAGATAA
- a CDS encoding glyceraldehyde-3-phosphate dehydrogenase codes for MTKTALYEKELSFQADRRRAGVEFIKIISDLWYDKSIELVLFKNQLINTNVSDIINLHEYAGEFVGKPINVFDSVEIARAILSLDLPPAKLDIGKLTYEYHLEDNKYNDAKAFVIDKLKNAKDFPNNKPKDVVLYGFGRIGRLLARELMSKTGKGTQLRLRAIVVREKNDATSLEKRASLLRYDSIHGDFQGSVAADPENNSLIINGTTVHVITAGSPEEIDYTTYGISDALVIDNTGAFTTQEALARHLKSNGVDKVLLTAPGKGVPNIVHGVNHNEYNPDEVNIFSAASCTTNAITPILKAVEDTLGVVKGHLETIHAYTNDQNLVDNMHKKYRRGRAAALNMVITETGAGSAVAKALPSLAGKLTSNAIRVPVPNGSLVVLNLEVNKETSVEEINNIMKHYALEGELVEQIKYSLNNELVSSDIVGTSAPSIYDSNATIVSADGKNIVLYIWYDNEYGYSHQVIRLAKYISKVRRYSYY; via the coding sequence ATGACAAAGACCGCATTATACGAAAAAGAGCTTTCTTTTCAGGCAGACAGAAGAAGAGCTGGCGTAGAATTCATTAAAATCATTAGTGATTTATGGTATGACAAGTCTATTGAATTGGTTCTTTTCAAAAATCAGCTAATCAACACGAATGTAAGCGACATTATTAATCTTCACGAATATGCCGGAGAATTTGTCGGAAAACCTATTAATGTTTTTGACTCTGTTGAAATAGCACGTGCCATCTTATCTTTAGACCTTCCTCCTGCGAAATTGGATATTGGTAAACTAACTTACGAATACCATCTGGAGGACAACAAATACAATGATGCGAAGGCTTTTGTTATTGACAAATTGAAAAACGCAAAAGATTTTCCAAACAACAAGCCGAAAGATGTTGTATTATACGGTTTTGGGCGTATTGGAAGACTACTCGCACGTGAATTGATGTCTAAGACAGGGAAAGGAACACAGTTGCGATTGAGAGCGATTGTGGTTCGTGAAAAAAATGATGCTACAAGCTTAGAGAAAAGAGCTTCTCTTTTGAGATATGACTCTATTCATGGTGACTTCCAGGGTTCTGTTGCTGCAGACCCGGAAAACAATTCCCTGATTATTAACGGAACTACTGTTCACGTTATTACGGCAGGAAGCCCGGAAGAAATCGATTATACAACTTATGGAATTTCTGATGCCCTGGTAATAGACAATACAGGTGCTTTCACAACACAGGAAGCTTTGGCCAGACACCTGAAATCAAACGGTGTTGATAAAGTTTTACTTACGGCTCCAGGAAAAGGCGTTCCAAACATTGTTCATGGTGTTAACCACAACGAATACAATCCGGACGAAGTAAACATCTTCTCTGCCGCATCCTGTACTACAAATGCTATTACTCCAATCTTAAAGGCAGTTGAAGATACTTTAGGCGTTGTAAAAGGACATTTGGAAACTATCCATGCCTATACAAACGACCAGAATCTGGTTGACAACATGCATAAAAAATACCGTCGTGGCAGAGCCGCTGCCTTAAACATGGTTATTACTGAAACAGGCGCCGGAAGTGCAGTTGCAAAAGCATTGCCTAGCCTTGCCGGAAAACTGACTTCCAATGCTATCCGCGTTCCTGTTCCAAACGGTTCGCTTGTAGTGTTGAATCTTGAAGTAAACAAAGAAACATCTGTTGAAGAAATCAACAATATTATGAAGCATTATGCTTTGGAAGGAGAACTTGTTGAGCAGATTAAATATTCGCTTAATAACGAACTTGTTTCTTCTGACATTGTAGGAACTTCTGCTCCATCAATTTATGACAGTAACGCGACCATAGTTTCTGCCGATGGAAAAAATATCGTTCTCTACATCTGGTACGATAACGAATATGGCTATAGCCACCAGGTAATTCGCTTAGCGAAATACATCTCTAAAGTAAGAAGGTATTCTTACTATTAG
- a CDS encoding S1C family serine protease, whose amino-acid sequence MKRFSGLFLVSLLSGATTLGAYKLFIENDGLFSVNQKSVVTTAPVNYTKNVGLGAEAVDFTAAADNAVHTVVHVKNLSYRTISNPMLEYFYGYKGGQQQAQVGTGSGVIISEDGYIVTNNHVIQDASELEVTLNNKETYKAKLVGTDSKMDIALLKIDTGKKLPYAIFGDSDNVKVGEWVLAVGNPYNLTSTVTAGIISAKARNLDQRGIQSFIQTDAAVNPGNSGGALVNTRGELIGINTMISSMTGSYVGYSFAVPSNITRKIIEDIMEYGNVQRGVFGVEGYELNSTITKDMGLSTSQGYYVKKVVKNSGAAKAGIQEGDILIKLDNTNISSYVDLSSYVNTKRPNDVVKATFIRNGKAMQVPVTITKNEFVNAELNGIIFENLDASDKKRFNIDYGVKVKDITNKHFMRYYNALKGNILIGINDAKAVDTETVANILNEKLSNESVVELTMINKQGVLVKFFVEVN is encoded by the coding sequence ATGAAACGATTTTCCGGTTTATTCTTAGTGTCCCTATTAAGTGGCGCAACCACTTTGGGCGCTTACAAGCTGTTTATTGAAAACGACGGCTTATTTTCTGTCAATCAAAAATCAGTTGTGACAACTGCCCCCGTTAACTATACGAAAAATGTAGGATTGGGCGCAGAAGCAGTTGATTTCACCGCGGCAGCGGATAATGCAGTACATACTGTAGTCCACGTTAAAAATCTTTCTTACAGAACCATCAGCAATCCGATGCTGGAATATTTTTACGGCTATAAAGGAGGCCAGCAACAGGCACAGGTAGGAACCGGTTCCGGGGTTATCATTTCTGAAGACGGCTATATTGTTACCAATAACCACGTAATACAGGATGCATCTGAATTGGAAGTGACCCTGAACAACAAAGAAACCTATAAAGCAAAATTGGTAGGAACCGATTCCAAAATGGACATTGCCCTACTTAAAATCGATACCGGTAAAAAACTTCCCTATGCCATTTTTGGAGATTCAGACAATGTGAAAGTGGGTGAATGGGTACTTGCAGTAGGAAACCCATACAATCTGACCTCAACAGTTACGGCAGGTATTATTTCTGCAAAAGCCAGAAATCTGGACCAAAGAGGCATTCAGTCTTTTATCCAGACTGACGCGGCTGTAAACCCTGGAAACAGCGGAGGAGCCTTAGTCAACACAAGAGGTGAACTGATTGGAATCAATACTATGATTTCTTCAATGACCGGTTCTTATGTAGGATATTCGTTTGCCGTTCCTTCCAATATTACCCGAAAAATCATCGAAGATATTATGGAATACGGAAATGTGCAGCGTGGTGTTTTTGGTGTGGAAGGTTATGAATTGAACAGCACTATCACAAAAGATATGGGACTTTCTACCTCTCAAGGTTACTATGTAAAGAAAGTGGTTAAAAATTCCGGTGCTGCCAAGGCAGGAATACAGGAAGGCGATATCCTGATTAAATTAGACAACACCAATATTTCAAGTTATGTTGACCTGTCCAGCTACGTAAACACCAAACGTCCAAATGATGTGGTAAAGGCAACATTTATCAGAAACGGAAAAGCAATGCAGGTGCCGGTAACCATAACCAAAAACGAATTTGTCAATGCAGAACTCAATGGAATTATTTTTGAAAACCTTGACGCTTCCGATAAAAAACGATTCAACATTGACTATGGAGTAAAGGTAAAAGACATTACTAATAAACATTTCATGCGTTACTATAATGCTTTGAAAGGAAACATTCTTATAGGTATTAACGATGCCAAGGCTGTCGATACCGAAACAGTCGCAAATATTCTCAACGAAAAACTCTCAAACGAATCAGTGGTCGAACTGACCATGATTAACAAGCAGGGCGTACTGGTGAAATTTTTTGTTGAAGTAAATTAA
- the dapF gene encoding diaminopimelate epimerase, whose amino-acid sequence MQLNFYKYQGTGNDFIMIDNRQGLFSKNNTKLVESLCDRRFGIGADGLILLENDNSTDFRMVYYNSDGNESSMCGNGGRCLVAFAKRLGVIGDETTFVATDGLHHATVFEDGTVSLRMKDVDEVKIEEGYVFLNTGSPHHVELVEDLKHFDVKGKGAAIRYGALYGQAGSNVNFVNQESADTFSVRTYERGVEDETLSCGTGATAVAIAMHALGKTNSDKIQLNVEGGKLEVSFVPEGGKYTDVFLKGPATFVFGGNITI is encoded by the coding sequence ATGCAACTCAACTTCTATAAATATCAAGGAACCGGAAACGATTTCATCATGATTGATAATCGTCAGGGATTATTTTCCAAAAACAATACCAAATTGGTGGAAAGTCTGTGTGACAGGCGTTTCGGGATTGGTGCTGATGGATTGATTTTGCTTGAAAATGACAATTCGACAGATTTCAGAATGGTCTATTATAATTCAGATGGCAATGAGAGTTCTATGTGCGGAAACGGCGGGCGTTGTCTTGTTGCTTTCGCAAAGCGACTTGGTGTTATTGGCGATGAAACTACGTTTGTAGCCACAGACGGATTGCACCATGCTACTGTCTTTGAAGATGGAACAGTTTCGTTACGGATGAAAGATGTAGATGAGGTGAAAATAGAAGAAGGTTATGTATTTCTAAATACGGGTTCACCGCATCATGTGGAACTGGTAGAAGATTTAAAACATTTTGACGTTAAAGGGAAGGGTGCTGCAATTCGGTATGGAGCATTATACGGACAGGCGGGAAGCAACGTTAATTTTGTAAATCAGGAATCAGCTGACACTTTTTCAGTACGCACTTATGAAAGAGGAGTAGAAGATGAGACGCTTTCCTGCGGAACCGGTGCAACTGCTGTAGCCATTGCGATGCATGCTTTGGGCAAAACAAATTCAGATAAAATCCAGCTAAATGTTGAAGGTGGTAAACTGGAAGTTTCCTTTGTTCCAGAAGGCGGAAAATATACAGACGTTTTCTTAAAAGGGCCTGCCACTTTTGTCTTTGGCGGAAATATTACAATTTAA
- a CDS encoding GNAT family N-acetyltransferase, protein MITLQGKTIYLRALEPEDLEFVFAVENDESIWEFSNTQTPYSRFLIRQYLENAHQDIYEAKQLRLAICKNDTFEAVGLIDLFEYDPRNNRAGIGVVIKNEGNRNQGIGSQALELLIQYSFRQLNLKQLFANINPENEASIALFTNFGFEKIGIKKQWNLIDGVYKDEAMFQLINQQS, encoded by the coding sequence ATGATAACGCTGCAAGGAAAAACCATCTATCTGAGAGCTCTCGAACCCGAAGACCTTGAATTTGTTTTTGCCGTTGAGAACGATGAATCGATATGGGAATTCAGCAATACGCAGACTCCTTATAGCCGGTTTCTTATCCGTCAGTATCTCGAAAATGCCCATCAGGATATTTATGAAGCCAAACAACTGCGTTTGGCTATTTGCAAAAATGATACATTCGAGGCTGTCGGACTGATAGACCTTTTTGAATACGACCCAAGGAACAATCGTGCCGGAATAGGGGTTGTAATCAAAAACGAAGGGAATCGGAATCAGGGTATAGGCTCGCAGGCATTGGAACTGCTTATCCAATATTCTTTCCGCCAGTTAAATTTAAAACAGCTTTTCGCAAATATCAATCCGGAGAATGAAGCAAGTATAGCTCTTTTTACTAATTTTGGCTTTGAAAAAATCGGAATAAAAAAACAATGGAATCTCATCGATGGCGTTTATAAAGACGAAGCGATGTTTCAGCTAATCAATCAACAATCTTAA